Below is a window of candidate division KSB1 bacterium DNA.
AAAACAATCAGTTGTAAATGTGCTTTATTTATTTCTTATCTTATTAACATTTAATTTACATAATGTAAGTTTTGCCCAGGAGAAAGAAGATGAAGAAACACCTAAAGAGCAAATTCCGGTTGAAGAACGAAAGACCGGGGACAGCTTTATCGAAAATGTCGGAGAGCTGCCCGGGGACATCGTGACTTTTCCTCTGAGACTGGTTTTTAAAGGCATCAGTAAGACAGCGGGATGGATAGACTTCCAAAATGTTTATCTGCGAGTCACGGATTGGCTGACCAACGAGGATGGCACCCGCAAGGTAAGACCCATATTTGCTCCCAGTGGCGGTGGCGGGGCCACGTTTACTCAAGAGAATTTCTTTAAAGGCGGAATGACATTTAGAGCACACGGGAGTTTTGGCAATCGAACGCGTCGACTCTTTTCCGGCAGATTAAGAGATCCCCAGTTATTTGCGCCAAAACTGGGATTGCAATTGACAGGGTTTCACCAAAGAAAGCCTGATGAGGATTTTTTCGGACTCGGCAATGATTCTCAAAAATCAGATGAAACGAACTACCTGCACCAAGAGAACAATTTCGAAATTGACGTTATTTCGGTCCCCTTCAAAGCAGCGCAATTTTCTCTGGGATTGTCTTACAGCAATGTCAATATCAAAGAAGGCCGTGACCCCAATCACCCATCGACGAACACGTTTCCAAAATTTCAGGAAGTTCCCGGACTAGCAGGCGCTGAAATGTGGTCGCTTCTTTTTAAGTTTTATAACGATTCAAGAAATGCAACCGCACATCCTACAAGTGGCGGCGAAGAGTTTTTCTCAGTCGAATTCGCCAAGGAAATTGACGGAAGTGATTTTGGTTATCGAAAATATACTTTGGATTTGCAGCGGTATATTGAACTTTTTTATAAACGTGTGTTGGCTGTGCGGGCACGGACGGAAGTCACTGATAAAATGGAAGGCCGGGAGATTCCTTTTTATCGTCTTGCTGGCTTAGGCGGTGCCGACAATCTACGCGGATACAGACCCGTGCGCTTTCGGGATGAAGATTTAATGCTTTTTAGCGCTGAGTATCGTTTCGAGGTAAATACATACGCCATTGTGTACGGTTTTTTTGAGGAGGGTCGGGTTTTCAACAATATTTTTGATGATTTTACTTTTAATGATTTTAAGTATTCTGCGGGCGGTGGCCTGCGGTTTAGAGCACGAAATGGAAATTTGACGGCAATTCTTGAAATTGCTAAGTCTAAAGAACAAACGAGATTTATCTTTGGGTTAAATACAGATTTGAGGAGGTTTTAAAAATGCTAAAAATAATGAAAGATTTTACGACTGGTTTCTTTATTTTGCTTCTAATTTTAGGAAGTATAAATTGCGCTTCCCAAAAACATTACAAGCTGGGATCTATAATCACACAAGAAGAGATTACATCTATACCGAAGCCGAAAGTCCAAAAGGTCAGCCTTTATGAAAACGCAATTGAAAACATGTTGGGACGTGAAATAGATGAATATGGCAACATTTCATGGCACAATAGAAAATTAACCAACAATCATAAGCAGGCCAAAAATACCAACGCACTGGATGAAGTGCCGAATTCATCCTGGTTCACCAACCGAAATGGCAAATACCCAATGAATCGAGAAGAATTAAAACGCGGCCCGAATCGAGGTACAGGTCCCGATATGGAAGGTCCTCTAACCATCATTGGTGCTAAAGTCGAAGGTGTTTCACCAGGATTTACTATTAAGGATCGCAAAGGAGATATCTATTTCATCAAATTTGATGCAAAGGGCTATCCCCAGTTGAATACTGCCGCAGAGGTCATTACATCAAAGTTTGTTTACGCTGTAGGTTACAATGCACCGGAAAACTATTTGAGTACACTCGATCCTAAGCGCTTGCAAATTGCAAAAGGCGTTAAAGTAAAAAATCGCTGGGGCAAAGATGTACCTATGAAATTTGAGTTTGTTCAAAAAGTGTGGAAGAAGGTTCACCCGAATCCGGATGGCAGCTACCGAGTTGTAGCAAGCAAATTACTGGAAGGGGAAGCTCTTGGTCCCTTTCTATTCGCAGGCCGCCGTAAGGATGACCCTAATGATAATATTAACCACAACCATCGCAGAGAACTTAGAGGATATAAGGTGATCGCCGCCTGGTTAAATAACAACGACGTGAAAGCCAACAATACCTTAGATATGTATGTTGAAAAAGACGACAAATATTTTGTTAAGCATTACATGCTCGATTTTGGGACCTCATTGGGGAGCAGCGGTTATGGTCTAGGTGGTAGAAGTCGCGGTCATAAGGGAGCTTTCGATTTGGGCCACATGCTGAAAAAAACGCTTAGTTTGGGATTATGGGTAGAACGTTGGGAGAAAGAGCCAAGATTGGTCAGCCGCTCGGTTGGCTATTTTGAGTCAAGACTTTTTAACCCTGAAGATTATGCTCAACTTTTCCCTAATTTGTCTTTTCAAAAGGCTACGGAGCTGGATGGATTCTGGGGCGCTAAAATTGTCATGTCCTTCACGGACCAACAAATTCGTGCGATTGTAGAAACGGGGGAATATGAGAATCAAGAAGATGAGGATTATATCGTTAAGACGCTTATTGAACGGCGAGATAAAACCGGACGGTATTGGTACAGCGTTGTGAATCCGATCGATAATTTTCGATTTGCGCAAACTAATGGTAGTAATGGACATCAAAATGCAAATAGCAAAATCATCGAATTCGATGATTTGTCGGTTAATGCCGGATTTGAAAATGCAGAGCGAACTACTTATCGTTATAAACTTAAATACCGTGGAAAAGATTTAACAAATTATTCCTTTTCTAAAGGTAACCCAAGTTTGTCTTTAAATTCTGCAATGCATCAGGTTATTGAAAAGCTCTTTAATGAGAAAACAAACATTCGCGAGGACGATAAAATTTTGACATTCAAAATTGAATCCAAGAGGAGCGAGTTCGGCTCCTGGGGAAAAGCCATCCAAGTCCATTTTTATTACCCAATAGGTAATGAGAAAGCTCCTCAAATTGTGGCTATAGAACGAGAAAACTAATTGAATCGATAACGAAGAAGCTAAGATATTTTCTGTAAAAATCCAGACGCAAAGGGGTGAGGGTTCTTTAAGCAACACCTTTGGAAAACCTTCTTTTGAAAATCACTTGGTGTTATTGTAACTTATCGCTTTTAGTGAATGAATTAAGTAATTAATATACTTTGCTGAATAGATGGAATAATCATTTTTACTTATTTAGTTGTAATCACCATGAACAGATTTAGGTTTTTTAACTTTAAGGAATTGCCATGAAAAAGCTAAAAATATTTGCAATCTCACTTTTAGGAATTGTTGTTGTCGGATACCTATTATTATTTATTGCTGCCAGGATTCTGTTTCCTCCAGAACGACTGAAGGAAATAATAACGCCCAAAATCTCAGAAGCTGTTGGCAGGGAGGTAAGTATCGAGGATGTAGGATTATCCGTCTTCCCAGGGCTCAGCCTGAATGCCCACGGACTGACAATAGCCAATGCAGAGGGATTTAGTGACAAGCCACTCCTGAAAGTGAGGGATTTATATTTGAATGTTAAATTGCTCCCACTTCTGAGAAAGCGTGTTGAAGTCGCATCAATCCTTATTAAAAATCCAAAGATTTTGATAGAAAAGAGCATAACTGGTAAGTTCAATTTTGAAATGGCAGGTGAAGAAAAAGCGAAAGTTCCTTCCGAAGCTGAAGAACCTGAAACTTCACCGTTTTCATTAGTGGTCAACTCGGCTCGAATTGAGGACGGTACACTGATATATCTTGATCATCAGAAGAATAACGCAATAGCGATTAAAGAAATTGACCAAAATATCTCGATATCCCTCGATGAAGAACTCACAGATATACGAACCGAAGGTCAATTAGATATTAAAGACCTCAATTTTACGGATATGAAAAAGAATGAAGGCGCGATGAATTTCCCATCCGTAACCATAAAGCATCATTTCAAAATAGACACACAGTCCAAAAATATCCAGGTAGAACAGTTGATGTTCGTCATAGAGTCGACCCAACTCAACTTTGCCGGCTCACTTAAAAATTATGATACCACGCCTAATATTGATCTGTCGTTAAGAACGAATGAAATTGAATTATCTAACATCCTTCGCACAATCCCCCATGACTTGGCACCGATGCTGACAGAACTGACCGCGGAGGGGAGAATTAACTTAAAGATGGATGTCAAAGGTGAGATTTCAGAAAACAAAACCCCAAGTCTGAACGGGAATATCGTTTTCAACAATCTTACATTGAGTTATTCAGAGCTGCCTAGCAAGATTAGCAATCTTAACGGTAGTATAGGATTTACTGACAAAAGTCTTAATTTTAGAAACATCACCGCCAGACTTGGCAACGATCCTGTTGAACTGTCCGGTTCAATTATTGATTTCGAGCATCCGAGGTATGATTTGAAATTTAAAGCAGATTTGAACCTCAGTACCTTGAAGGACTATATTGAATCGCCTAACATTCAAAGCAAGATCCCTCCGGATAAATTACCGATGCTGACAAAACTGACCGCAGAAGGAAAAATCAATTTAAAGATGGATGTTAATGGTGAGATTTCAGAAGACAAGCTTCCAAACGTTAACGGGGCTCTCTTTTTCAATAACCTTACACTGGGATATTCAGAACTGCCCGGCAAGATTACCAATCTTAGCGGTGGTATAGGATTTACTGACAAAAAACTTGATTTTAGAAACATCACCGCCAGACTTGGCGGCGATCCTGTTGAACTCTCTGGCTCCATTATTGATTTTGAGCATCCGAGGTATGATTTGAAACTTAAGACAGATTTGAACCTCAATGCTGTGA
It encodes the following:
- a CDS encoding BamA/TamA family outer membrane protein, encoding MKKQSVVNVLYLFLILLTFNLHNVSFAQEKEDEETPKEQIPVEERKTGDSFIENVGELPGDIVTFPLRLVFKGISKTAGWIDFQNVYLRVTDWLTNEDGTRKVRPIFAPSGGGGATFTQENFFKGGMTFRAHGSFGNRTRRLFSGRLRDPQLFAPKLGLQLTGFHQRKPDEDFFGLGNDSQKSDETNYLHQENNFEIDVISVPFKAAQFSLGLSYSNVNIKEGRDPNHPSTNTFPKFQEVPGLAGAEMWSLLFKFYNDSRNATAHPTSGGEEFFSVEFAKEIDGSDFGYRKYTLDLQRYIELFYKRVLAVRARTEVTDKMEGREIPFYRLAGLGGADNLRGYRPVRFRDEDLMLFSAEYRFEVNTYAIVYGFFEEGRVFNNIFDDFTFNDFKYSAGGGLRFRARNGNLTAILEIAKSKEQTRFIFGLNTDLRRF
- a CDS encoding AsmA family protein, translated to MKKLKIFAISLLGIVVVGYLLLFIAARILFPPERLKEIITPKISEAVGREVSIEDVGLSVFPGLSLNAHGLTIANAEGFSDKPLLKVRDLYLNVKLLPLLRKRVEVASILIKNPKILIEKSITGKFNFEMAGEEKAKVPSEAEEPETSPFSLVVNSARIEDGTLIYLDHQKNNAIAIKEIDQNISISLDEELTDIRTEGQLDIKDLNFTDMKKNEGAMNFPSVTIKHHFKIDTQSKNIQVEQLMFVIESTQLNFAGSLKNYDTTPNIDLSLRTNEIELSNILRTIPHDLAPMLTELTAEGRINLKMDVKGEISENKTPSLNGNIVFNNLTLSYSELPSKISNLNGSIGFTDKSLNFRNITARLGNDPVELSGSIIDFEHPRYDLKFKADLNLSTLKDYIESPNIQSKIPPDKLPMLTKLTAEGKINLKMDVNGEISEDKLPNVNGALFFNNLTLGYSELPGKITNLSGGIGFTDKKLDFRNITARLGGDPVELSGSIIDFEHPRYDLKLKTDLNLNAVKDYIELPKGTSLSGRLKANIIAKGSVDKPEKTRLNGRISVSNSSLITPNLAVPLTEINSEVDLAGRKVKISNLTLRAAKSSISLTGEILDPIHNPKGTLQLTSSLLDLDEIFPETESEEDVTSKREPIKLPFETLDGKVIISKLITNDIVMSNLRADMIIRNNVLSIKNVRSDLYSGKLTGSATADFNDPSGLAYTIQMKGDGLDVNDFATTAIPIEDAFFGKMQIEVNANGTGLSTEEIKKNIVAEGATVVFDGKIVNLPVLHSLANFLNLPSFEEISFKTLNNSFKLQNEKLSFENFEMKAFDNDLSLGGFIGLDGSLDISVSMLLSEELTQRFHKKAVKVPNVFLVDSSRLPLDFIIKGTKDNPEIRWDTEKAVSRAAEKTVQTGLEKGLEKIFGSLKTDSLESNKDKKEGDPLKNVLEGLFGKKKKKKKGKQENN